Genomic window (Canis lupus dingo isolate Sandy chromosome 6, ASM325472v2, whole genome shotgun sequence):
CCTCCTGATCATTCACTCGAGACTGAATCACTTCAGCAgaatctgtgaaagaaaaaaaggctagGATCatcaggaaggcaggcaggactGGAACAAAAAGGATCCCTGACATGGAAGAGCGGTTTCCAGATTCCAGGGCCACATATAAGTGAACATCACATGGCTTCATCTGCCATTTCATCAATCGCTGCCTGCAAAGTGGGCCAAGTTGGAGCTGTTATTCTTACTTTGCAGACGaaaatcagaggcttaaccacaTTCACATATTTGAAAAGGAATAAGAAGCTGATATTTAACTGAGTTTAAGTCTGGCTCCAAATTCAATGCTTGTTTTATACTCATCTATTCATTTGTTCAGGAGTCATGAGGGCTGGCTCTGGGTTTATACATTATCCTAGCTCCTCACTTCTTTTATTTAACTGCAAATTATTCTGGTTGAGCCTCGGTTTCTTTGCCTACAAAACAGAGATAATAGTGCTACCTCGGAGGGTGAGTTAATGACTCTAAAGCTTTAAGCTtttagcatggtgcctgacaACCAGCAGCCCATTCAACAGATGAGTAAGGCACCCACTGTGTGTCTGGCCCTATGCTCGTTATTGCTGGGCAGAGAGGGCACAGCAGTGAATCACAAGAGTTCCTGCCCTCCCCAAGTTCGCACTTTGATAGAAGACGCAGACAGACAATGACAACATCATGTCAAATACACTGTGGCTGACTGAGGTATGAAGAAAATGTTGCAGGCACATACAGAAAGGAACGACTCACTCTGCCTGGAGGGAGCCCATAATGACATCACAGGAGCTATGGTATGTTAAAAGGCGGAGTAGGAGCTggccggccggggcggggcggggcgaggcgggaGAAAGGGGGACAGGGGCATTCAAAGCAGCGGGCACCGGCGTATAAAGCATATGGTCTTCAGGGGGCACCATGTGGTCTGGTCTGGCAATGGCCTTTGCGGGGTATGGGGGGGCGGGCAGAAACCAGAGAGGTCGCAAAGAGGCACGCCATTCTAAGGAATTTGCGGCTTATGTTGAAcgggagagaagggaaagggaagctCGTTTCTGTTTCCGGAGGGCCTTCCCGCTGGCGGTTGTAGAAGAGGGCTGGAAGAGGAAGTCGCAGACACGACAGACACCAGCAAGAAACCACGGTTTTGTTTGCAAAGGCAGGGGAGCCTACGGCTGGACAAGCAAGTGGGTTGGGAGCTCTACAGAGCACTAAAGGAACTTGGTTGCTGTCCTCACCGGAGTTTGGAGGTGGCGTCCGGGAGAGGCCGAAACTGCGTTCTACCCTCAAGCCACGCCCTCATGACGCCCAGCCCCTCGGAGAACCCGCCCTTAGACCCCGCCCCCCTCAGGTCCCACCCCCAGGCCGTGGGCCCCGCCCTCACGCCAGGTGCTGTCCGGGCGTCGGCACAGGTACGTTTCTCCGATCTCCACGGTGACTTCCGGCTCCCCGCGCGCCGGGGTCGGGGGAGAGACTCGGCCCGGGGACGGGGCGGTCCCCTCGACCGCCGCATTCTCCCCGGGCCCGGGATCGCCCTCCCCCGCAACCCCTGAAGTCGCCGCCGCAACCGCCGCAGCTGCTCCCTGTGCCGCCATAGCTGTACTGCAGGTGACGCCAGAATCCCGCGCCGCGCAGCACTTTTAGTTCCGGGTCAGAGACGCGTGGCGGAGACCGCTGCCGGCTCGAGGGTGGGGTCTGTGACGTGGCAGGAGCTCATTGGTCGGTGCAGCCTTCCAGCGGCCCCGGGACGAGTTTGACCTTTCTGTGCGAATtgccctggaatttttttttttctttttccgtaCGGAAATACGGTTGAACTCTGcgtggaaagaggagaaagacttTCCTGATGTGATGACTCAGCTCGATCTTCTTAAAGGGCCTGGTACCTGAGGAAGCCGGGATATGTCAGTTACCCGAGGCGCTGCCCCCGCTTTACCGGCACCGGGATGGGCCAGAGCGGCCTCCCTGGCGGCCGGGCCTTAGGGCCTTGAGCCTGCGCTTAGCACGCACCTCTGCGCCGCTCATTCCGCCATCCTAGGCCAGATCACCCCTTTTATAAAGATTGAAGAAATTGCCTTGCTTGTTCAAGGTGAGGGAAACAGGACGGCTGTGTTTTGGGATCGCCAGTAAATTGCTCTCCTAGAATAAAACCTTCCTAAGGaaaccagccccccccccccccccccgcaaacgTCCCCTAAACAAACTAGTCAAAGGCAGTGGATGAACATACTAGAGAGCGTCTTGGGCTTAGTGACTGAGGAATCCCGGATACGGACCCTGCTTTGGGTAAATTGTACAAGGGCGTCCGTTCTCAGCGTGGTAAAGGTTAAACTATAGTAACTATATGATCCATATAACTATATAAAGGGCAAGCCATATATTTACCTATCTCGTGTGTATATACGACAAGCGTGTTGCACAGTGCCAAAAAGGGTTGGCGcttaataaacattctttttggCCATTCTCTGAATCTTCTTTTGACTTATAAATTGGTtattggagggacgcctgggtggctcagtagttgagcgtctgcctagagctcaggttgtgattcccccactgggctccccgtagggagcctgcttctccctctgcgtaggtctatgcctctctctgtgtctctcatgaataaaaatcttaaaaaaaaaaaaaaaaaaaaaaaaaaaaaaacggttacTGGGATTAAAAGCAATTCTAAGGAGGTGGAATGCTCAAGGCCTAAGGATGGGGGCCAGGCTCCAGATCAAGAAATAAAGGagtgggatccccgggtggctcagcggtttagcgcctgcctttggcccagggtgtgatcctggagacccgggatcgagtcccacgtcaggctcccggcatggagcctgcttctccctcctctgtgtctctgcctctctctctctatgtctatcataaataaataaatcttttttttaaaaaaaaaggaaaaagaggagtttgttggggtgggggatgaggtgATGGCAGTGCGAAGTGCTGGTAATTTGGCTTTGGGGAAAATTAGAAAGAATTGGGGGTGGGCAGTGAATGCCAAGTGTCTGGCTGGATAAGAATTGGAAGAAGTACGTCAGgcaagaaagaattaaaatttaaaaaaatttttttaaaaatgaaagaattaaaattgtaaagcttggggcgcctgggtagcacagtcgtTTAAGCACTGgacttggttttagctcaggtcatgatatcagggttgtgagatggagccctgcacagGGCTATGTTAAGCATAGTGTCTGCCTATgacagtctctccctctccctctccccaacctctaaaataaataattaaattttttaaaaaaagaattgtaatgcTTTCTCTCACTCCTTATCCCATCCCCTATCTTCAAGACTGTTATTTCCTCCACCCAGGGTTCTGGTGCCTCACTTTTGACTTCACTCAACGTCTTGTTACAAGGAGGCTGTCCTTGCTAGTTGAGGATTAGCCTAGGCTTCATAAATCCCTGATCCAGGTTACTACACCAACCTCCTCACTGTTCTCCCTCTAATCCTCCTTCTAATGTGCAAATCTCCCTGTTCCTTCTAGAGCTGTGTAGATGCTTTACCCAGACCCTCTGAAATCTTTTTGTTGCTTCTTCAGATCTACATTACCTTTGATGTGCTTTCAAAAGCCAGATGCTTTTTGTCAAACTATCCTTTGGGCTAATAGAGCTGTTTTGCCCCCCACAAAATTGAAAAgagggtaggggtgcctgggtagctcagttgtctAAGTGTccatccaggatccctgggtggcgcagcggtttggcgcctgcctttggcccagggcgcgatcctggagacccgggatcgaatcccacatcgggctcccagtgcatggagcctgcttctccctctgcctatgtctctgcctctctctctttctctctctgtgaatatcataaataaataaaaattaaaaaaaaaataagtgtccaTCCAGTCCCGATTttgcctcaagtcatgatctcagggatgtgagactgagccctatgttgggctctgctcagagcacagcgcagagtctgcttaggattctttctctccttctccctctccccctcctcctctctctcaaataaataaaatcattaaataataatatttaaaaaggctGCAAAGGGAAGTTTTCAGTTTGGAAGCTTAAGTACCTACCCACCCCTGCTTCCCAACACAGACATTAACGAACCATTGTCAAGCAGAGTTCATCCATGACTGTGGAACATATAGCTCTCTTGCCTCCAACTCTAAGGCAGAACTTACTAGCAAACTCTGAACTTTTGCCTGAGATGACATCCTTGTTTAGCCTCCTGCCCTTCCCTTTCCTGCTTCCCCCTACTTCCTAACTGGAGCCTTTTTTCAACAAATCACATGGACATAAACCTCCTTTCAGTGTCTGCTTCTAGGAAATCCAACTGTAAACATCCCTTCCTAGCTGAAAATCTGTCCATGGATTCCTGCTGCCTACGGGATAAATCCCATGCTTCCTGGCTGTACTCCAGCCTTACCCCCTGGGCTGCAGCCAGCAGGATTTTCATCCTGGTCACTGTGGTTTCCGCCACGTGGCATCTGACCTCCAGATACAATTCCTGTCTCTCCTCAATCCGCCACCTCATCACCAGTCCCACCAAGCAGAATTTCAggcctttcttcccctcccttggGTCCACACCTGCTGTCTGGagccctttccttctgccttccctACCAGggccccactgtcccccagggcCTGCCAGGGTATAATCTTATGTGTTCCTTTTCCTTGGCAGAAGCAAGCACAGCTGGCAGGCAGTATTTTTAATCTTACTCAAGCTCAGGAATCAGGTGGCTCAGGAGATTGCCCAGTCTGGTAACCTTCACCTCCAGAACCTGTGACTGCCAGGAAGGGAGGGTCAGAACTGAGGCCTGGAAGCTGTGCCAACTTGGGCTGTTGATACTGCCTGGGGCCcagaaacatttgttaaatgaagagATTTGGGGGCAATTCTATACCTGGCCTACCAGACTGTCTGGACAGTTAGAGACTGGGACATAAGCTACTTAAACCCAAGGGCCCAGGGAACCAAAACAGGGTGGAAACAAAAGCTCACCTGCCCTCCCCACACATGGGGCCCAAAAGGGCATTCAAAATGTGAACTTTAATAACAAACAGCAGGTCAAGGTGGGGTTCCCCAGGAACAAGAATAACGGAGCTGGTGCTGGAGGCCTCAGGGGCCCCCACTTCCTCTCCTCCAAGGCCTGGAGGCAGGGAAGCAGGGGACCTCTGTAGAGGAGGGGTGGCACCGGGCTCCATGTAATTCCATCTATTTGGGGCCCTAAGACCCAAGATGCAGCAGCATGTGGAGCAGGGTGGCATCCTGCCTTGCCCAGAAGGTCCTGGCAGGGTGTGGAGCCCAGGCTAGGCAGGCAAGTGGGCCAAGGGCTGTGGGGTCAGATGCGGAAGCTTTCCTCTCGACCATCGATGTGACGGAGCCGCAAGTAGACATCTGTGCCAATGCCCTGCAAGGATTGCAGGTGGAGAGAACCGCCGAGGTACTCTGCGTAGGCCCGTGAGGTGGGCAGCCCGAAGCCAAAGctgggatgggcagaggaagaggagagaggcttCAGAGGCTTAAGCCTCCTGAGCAtccccccagccctccaccctGGCCAGGTGGGGCCTCACCCATGCATGGGCCCCGACTGGCCGCCACTGTGCATGTCCAGGTGGCCAAAAAGGGGgctgatccgggggtcctgggtgCTGGCCTCAGCTGTAGTGAAGTGGTAGTCCATAACCCGATCCAGGTCTTTGTGAGCAATTCCCCCGCCTCGGTCTGAAATCCTGGCAAGTTGTTAATAACATGGGCTTGGCTCAGCTACGGTGGGGGGGCCTCACTACTTCCCAAATAGTGCTAGGTCTGCCTTCCCGCCCCTTCCACCCAAAGATGGAATGTGATCTACCTAGACCCTTGGGCCTTGTTTTTTTATAAGTAACATCCTTCCATCCTCACTTTTCTACCTGGGCCACTGGCTGCTTTTACATTCTCATGGGATTTTACACTTATTGTCAACTCAACATCGTGGACTAGTTACCCTAACTCCCCACTCCAGGTCCCTCGGTTGCTGACAAGGATAGCGCTCTGGGACCTGCAGCTGGCCCCAGATCCACTCACATCCAGCTCATGGCATTCTTAGAACCACCAGGGACCAAGTCTCAGAGTAGGGCAGCTACTGGCTCAAGGTCATGCAGGAAGTCAGAGACAGTGCCTGGAACTCCCATGTATCCCAGCCTAACTCTCACTCAGGGCAAACCTGATGACGAGATCGATATCATTGTTGGCGATGGTGATGACCACATCTGGAACATTGTAGGGAGTGTCTAGGTGACTCTCCATCGTGGCTCTATGCAGGAGGAAAGACCAGTAGGTGGTGGTACCCCAGCCTCATCCCAGTTCCTGTCTGCCCCCTTCCAACATATTCAGCCAGCCCACCTCATAGCATTCTTGAGGAGTTCAGGCAGGATGTAGTCCAGCGGCATAGGAATGAAGGGGAAGCGGGCGGCCACATGTCCGTTGATGCGGACACGGGGGGCATTGCCATACTTGTGCTCACATAGGCGTCTGTGGATAGGAGCAAAGGTTCAAACCTAGACTAGTGAGTCTCAGATGAAGGTGATGCTGCCCCAACTATGCCCAGAGAAACTTGGCAATTTCTAGAGATATTTTTCCTTGCCACAACTGGGAGTTGCATTGAATAGAAGCCAGGGATTCTTCTAAAGACCCTAACAAGCACAGGGTAGCCCCTAAGAATAATCTGACCCAAAATGTTAAGAGTGCCACGTTGGAGAATCCCTGCTGTAGGCAAGGGCTCAGGCCCAAGCCTTCCCAGCCAAAGATATCCACCCCCTTAGCTGTTCTCGCCTTACCTGGCAAAGTCCACCCACTTTTCAATAATCTTCTTTGGTGACAAGCGAGTGCAGATGATGCCAACAAAGTCGGGCTGGCAGGAGAAAGAAAGTTAGGATTAAGCAGCACCTCGACCCACACCTCAGCCTCCAAATGCTTGCAATCTCTGGACCTCTGAAGCAGCCCAGGCCTCTCCCCAGGCCCTTGGTCCAGTCCTCAGTCCAAGGGGGACCCTGGGTCAGTCCCTTCTGCCCCACCTAGTAGATCTCAGATCCCAGCAGCCCACCTTGTCCTCATGCAGCGCCAGATGATGTGTGGCCAACATGCGGATCCCAAGCCTCGAAGTCAGTGTTTTGTCCAAGAAGAAGCGGACAAGCTTCTCATCCTGTGAAGAGTGGAGCCTCAGAAATGCCATGCCTTTCCCAAGTCCCCCCGTAGGCCCGGGTGCCCACTGTGCTGCCCCTGACCTGTATGTGCTTCCGGCTCTCACGTAGGCCCTCAGCTAAGAGGGTCACCACATCCTTGTGATCGTCCAGCAGCTGTCGCACCAGCTGGCAGTACTGGGCCTCGTCTGCCTGGTCCTTGATCTACAGGCCACAGAGTCATGAGCATGGACGTTCCAGTCCTGACCTCTCagcccctcaccctgccctggcccagccctcACCGGAGGGAAGTCTGTCAGCTTCTGGAAGGCACGGATGTACAACTCGTGCTGCAAGAAAGAGGTGTGGGAATTCACAGGGATGCTGTGGGCACTGTATAGAGAACAGCCACCCACCAAGCTTACCCATAGAGATTGCCAGCCACCCCAACTCACTTGGTTTAAATCCTCATCATGGCCTTTCAAGCCTCGATAAATATGCAGCCTTAGCCTCTGAAGGCTTGGGTCTGAGCCCTCTGTGGCCCTGAAACCTTATGGCAGGCAAGTCTCTGCCACCCAAGTCCCATCTCCCAATGTGCCCCTTGGGCAGTGGGGACATTGATCTACAGTCCTGTCTAGAAAAACCCAGAACCCCACACCTCCTGAGGCCACCTTACCACGTGCAGTATGGTGGGGTTGCAGCCAATGATAAAAGGAAGGCTACGGAAACCCTTGATTCGGTGAGCGATCCTCACTGGCAACTCTTGCTGCAAGTACCGGGCACTTTTCTAGGAAAAAGGAGGGAAGTCAGGCACAGGGcctcagtggctgcaccagagCCCCAGGAACCAAGACACAAATAGAGGGCTGGAATCTTACCAGAAGGTGGCTGCCATCCTGAGAGCGGCCTGAATAGAGCATCATGGTCGGAGTGAGGCGGACTGAGGGCTGGAGGGGCAGATGGGCTTTGAGCACTGTATCTGCAACACCCCGCCTCCACCACATTAGCTCCACCCCTTCCCTGGACACCCACTCCAGCCCAGACTGGCCCCTGGCCAGCTGCGCACCTTCTCCGCTGCCACATCGATGGCCGACTGGTTGTAAAAGGAGGTGACAGTCTTGGAGCGCTCCCGCGCCATCTCCACGTGGTGCGTGTCGGTGGCTGACGTGGAGCGGGCCCGGAGAGAGAGTGCAGGCCCCAGCAAGGGCCGGAGTGGAGGTCCGCTCCGGGGACCGCTCCCCAACACGGACGCCAGTATCATCTTCCTGCcctgttcctttgtttctttgttagaCTGGGCAGCCGCTAGGGCAGAGGACCGGATGGACGGAGGCGACCCCAAAACGGAGCAAGGGGCTATGTGGGTGGGCAAGGGGCTCTTCTCCGACTTCAGGAGTGACGGCAGGTCAAGGATGCTGACGAGCTCAGCCCCCAGGGAGCAGCTCCCATCTGCGGAGTGGACGGGGAAGGGGGAGTTGTAAGGGTCTGAATCCAGACCATCCGCACCATCTCTCCACGTGGACACGGGTACCATCAGACCTGGGTAATCTCTACCCACCCATCCAACCACCTCCCCAAACACCTACAGGCCGAGCCTGCACAACCTCGTTTGCCCGGGCTACTCTTCAACTTGAGGCTCTACCCGgtgcctggaggggaggggatccTCAGACCCGTCCAGTCGGAAAACACCAGCCTCGCTCCCTGTGGTCCTGGGCACCCTCGTTCAGGGGGCGGGGCTGACCCCTACTCAGTGCCTTCAGGCTCGGGCCCCCCACAAGCGTGGCCCGCGCGTGCAAGGCACACAGCTTCGTGCCCCCGGGGGCCGGCTGTACCGAAGCGGCAGCCCTGGAGTCGCCGTCTGGGCTCCCCCTCCGCAGGGTCACTTGGTTCGGCCCGAATCCCCCCTGTATGGTAGATGCCACCCCGGTCCACGCGCACGCCGCGGTCCCGCTCAATAGCGGCGGCTACGAGCACGCGCCGCCGAGCCTCCGCAGGCAGGGTCTGCGCGGGTCGTTCCACTTACcgcggggccagggccagggccgggCCCGAGGTCCGAGCGGAACGGCCCAACAGTCGACCGGCCGGGCTAGCCGAGCCGCCTGCGCCCTCTGCCGCCGTGACGTCATGTGGGCTTTGGGGGCCCGGTGCCTCCTGGGAGTTGTAGTTCGGAGCCAGACCATCCCAGCTACTCCTCTCGAGGCTCCTGGACCCCCAAGTGAATTCCACAGCTCCCTTTACAATTCTTTCGGAGTTATCTGTGGtctccctgggtctctgtctGCTGCTTTATAAAATGGGCTTCCTGGGAAAGAAATGGGAGAGGGCGGAAAGACCCTTCGATGTAAAGCACACAGACCAAACCCTACCTGGTTCCCTTCCCTGTGGTCCCATCCTTCCATTTTTTGACTGATTTGTGGCAAATCAGACtgctggttcaaatcccagttcagCCTTTTACTATCCGGGGCAATTTACTTAAAAACTGCtgaatggggcagccccagtggcgcagcagtttagcgccgcctgcagcccggggcgtgatcctggagacctaggatcgagtcccacatcggactccctgcatggagcccgcttctctctctgcctctgtctctctctgtgtgtctctatgaataaataaataaaatctttaaaaaaaaaactgaatgcttTAATATCTGTGTTGGTATAATGAGGATGTATCAACTCTGGGGTTGTGTGGATATATGAGTTTATGTATGTCAAGTGCCTAGAACAGCGCCAAGGTGGAATTAACACTATGTGAGTGTTTTTTCCCTCCCCCAGAGGAAAGCTTCAGCGTCATTAATCCTGAAGAAGGCTGCACATGATGGAAGCCTCAAATAGGATCTGGGACATTGGTACAGGTGCAGAATGAGTAGGAGGAGCCCAGGTGCCCAAGCTGGAGTGGGAAGGGCATGACAAGACAGAGGATAGCCTGGAAAATCTGAGGGCAGCCATGTGGAGGCTAGGAAGGAGAGGGGCTGAATGGGGCGACCAGAACCAGATCACCAAGGGCAAGGAGTCTGCATTTGTCCTGAGACAGTAAGAAGTCACTGAAGGGATTTAATTTGATCTGCTCCTTAGAACCCTGTGGCTGTAGTGTTTGGGTGGTTGAAACCAAATGCAGAGAAACCAGTGAAAAAGCAACTTACTTTTTCTAAGGAGTTGATGGAGAGACTTTTCAGCGTgtaagactgtgtgtgtgtgtgtgtgtacttgtatTTGCACTGATCAGATTTTTCTTTACCATAGTAggtatgtattttctaaattttttttttttaatttttaaattaaaaaaaaggactagtTGAAGCAGGGAACATCTTCGGAGCCGTCTTTAAACTTCAGCAGAGGTGGGGCCCTTTACCACAGCCGGCCAGCAGGCCTGGGGAAGCCTGGGGAGGTCTGTATACCGCGCAGGAGGAGAGGGCTCCCTGAGGCTCGGGATTTCCTCCTTTCCGCCGCATCCGCACACCATTCCCACCCTTTCTTTCCCAGCAGCCTGGCGACATCCGGGAGCGAGGCCAGGAGGCCACTGAGCTCTGGAGGAAGGCGCGCCTCGAGTGGGGGacgaggggagaggggtgggtggCCCCGGTGGGGAGGACAGCACGCGCCGACACGCAAGGGACTCGCCGGGCTCGCAGGGTGTCAGAACCCGCGCTCACGCGGCCGCGGCGTGGCCCGAGACGGCCCGGAGTCTGGGCAGGACTTCACCCCATTTGACACGGCGCGCTCCAGCCGCGCTCGGCCTGAACTCGCTGCTGTCACCCGGCGGCGGAGGTGGGCCATGCACCCACGGGGTTCCTAATAGTCACAGTTCAGACTGGTCCGGCCCTCCTCTAAGGGCCTCCTGTTGGATTAATCTCATCTTCGGAGCAACTCTCTGaggcagtttctttctttctttttttttttttaatttttatttatttatgatagtcacacagagagagagagagaggcagagacacaggcagagggagaagcaggctccatgcactgggagcccgatgtgggattcgatcccgggtctccaggatcgcgccctgggccaaaggcaggcgctaaacgctgcgccacccagggatccctctgaggCAGTTTCGATCACTATTCTCACTTTACAGTAAGATCCAAAGACTCCTCCCCCTCttgtctccctctgtccttacCCCACACGCAACGGCTCCAGCCAGGCTCATCTCCCTGTTGCTCCCTAAACATACCAGGTATGTTCTGCCTCTGAGccttgcactggctgttccctctgccggGAACACCCTTCCCCTAGATATCCACATAGCTTACCTCTCCCCTCCTTCAAGCTTTTGCCCAAATGTCAACTGAATGAAGCCCACCCTCACCATCCTATTTAAACTTGCAGTCACCTCCATTCCCCTCACCCcgttcaattttttattttatttttaattttttatttttattgtagcatTTGTCACCAACATACTACATACTTTATGTGTTGATTATATTAattgctcatttttctcttttttttagttttgtttgtttgtttgttttgtttatttatttatgagagacagagagagagagaggcagagacacaggcagaggaagaagcaggctacactcagggagccggatgtgggactcgatcctgggactccgggatcacaccctgaatcaaaggtagacgctcaaccgctgagccagctaggcgtccctcattattttttttaagtaaactctaaaCCAACCGTGGGACTTGGactcatgacccccagatcaagagtcacatgctctaccaaccgagCTAGGCAGACACCCCTACAATCATTCTTTTTTGAAAGGATCACTTTGATTGCAGTGTGGATGAGGAACAAGTATACCCAGGAGAATAGTAAGGAGACTACTGCATTTATCTAGGAAGGAGATGAAGATAGCTTGAACCAGAGTAGTGGTCTGCATAGATTACAGGGATTGAGAGAGTGGTCCAGGAGGAGTGGCTTGGGTGAATGAAGGGGGCATATTTAAAATGGGAaatcccggggatccctgggtggctcagtggtttagcgcctgcctctggcccagggcgcaatccttgagtcccgggatcgagtcccaggatcgagtcccaggatcgagtcccaggatcgagtcccacgttaggctcccggcatggagcctgctctccctctgcctgtgtctctgcctctctctctctctctctctctctctctatgtctatcataaataaataaataaatctttaaaaaaaagaaataataaaaaataagatgggaaATCCCATAGGAAGAACAGGTTTGGGGAAGTTTAAGGGGTTCACTTTTGGGTGAATTGCATTACATCTGAATGACCTTGAGGCATCCAGGTGGTGACATCCAAGAGGTATTTCTATTATGGGGTTTGGAGCCGAGGAGAGAGATCTAGGCTCAGGTCAGAAGTTGGAGGCTGTGACCTGTAGGGAGTAAGAGGAGATGGGAGAAAATAACGCTGTCCCATGTGGCAGTCTGTATTTCCAAGAATGGCCCACTGCACATGAACTTCTTAGAATATTACTTTGACACTTCTCAAATCAAGAGATGGagttctagggcacctgggtggcatagttggttaagtggctgactctagtttttgactcaggttatgatcttggggtcctgggttggagccccaagtcagactccatgctcagcgtggagtctgcttggaattctcttctctctctgtccgtcCCCCATgtgcacacttgctctctctctctcttaaataaataaataaaatctgaaacacctggatggcttagtggttgagtgtctgccttcagctcaggtcgtgatcctggggtcctgggatcaagtcctgcattgggctccccgcagagagcctgcttctccctctgcctatgtctctgcctttctccctgtgtctctcatgaaaaaataaacaaaatctataaataaataaataaataaataaataaataaataaatatttttaaaaatgcaattctaTGTTCCTTCCCTTGGAACTGAGGAGGCTTGTGTTACAGTGGAAGGGATACCATGTgactttgttttaaacattttattttttttaagattttatttttattttttcacgagagacagagagagagagagagagagagaaagagagagaggcaaagacacaggcagagggagaagcaggctccatgcagggagcccgatgctggactcgatcctgggactccaggatcacgccctgggccaaaggcaggcgctaaactgctgagccacccagggatcccctaaacattttatatttaagtaatatgtatgctcaatgtggggctcaaacttacaaccctaagatcaagagtcaaatgctccaCTAACTTAGCAAGGTGCCCTACTATATGACTTTTAAAGCTACATCATAAAAGATGATTCA
Coding sequences:
- the BCKDK gene encoding 3-methyl-2-oxobutanoate dehydrogenase [lipoamide] kinase, mitochondrial isoform X1, producing MTSRRQRAQAARLARPVDCWAVPLGPRARPWPWPRDGSCSLGAELVSILDLPSLLKSEKSPLPTHIAPCSVLGSPPSIRSSALAAAQSNKETKEQGRKMILASVLGSGPRSGPPLRPLLGPALSLRARSTSATDTHHVEMARERSKTVTSFYNQSAIDVAAEKPSVRLTPTMMLYSGRSQDGSHLLKSARYLQQELPVRIAHRIKGFRSLPFIIGCNPTILHVHELYIRAFQKLTDFPPIKDQADEAQYCQLVRQLLDDHKDVVTLLAEGLRESRKHIQDEKLVRFFLDKTLTSRLGIRMLATHHLALHEDKPDFVGIICTRLSPKKIIEKWVDFARRLCEHKYGNAPRVRINGHVAARFPFIPMPLDYILPELLKNAMRATMESHLDTPYNVPDVVITIANNDIDLVIRISDRGGGIAHKDLDRVMDYHFTTAEASTQDPRISPLFGHLDMHSGGQSGPMHGFGFGLPTSRAYAEYLGGSLHLQSLQGIGTDVYLRLRHIDGREESFRI
- the BCKDK gene encoding 3-methyl-2-oxobutanoate dehydrogenase [lipoamide] kinase, mitochondrial isoform X2, with product MILASVLGSGPRSGPPLRPLLGPALSLRARSTSATDTHHVEMARERSKTVTSFYNQSAIDVAAEKPSVRLTPTMMLYSGRSQDGSHLLKSARYLQQELPVRIAHRIKGFRSLPFIIGCNPTILHVHELYIRAFQKLTDFPPIKDQADEAQYCQLVRQLLDDHKDVVTLLAEGLRESRKHIQDEKLVRFFLDKTLTSRLGIRMLATHHLALHEDKPDFVGIICTRLSPKKIIEKWVDFARRLCEHKYGNAPRVRINGHVAARFPFIPMPLDYILPELLKNAMRATMESHLDTPYNVPDVVITIANNDIDLVIRISDRGGGIAHKDLDRVMDYHFTTAEASTQDPRISPLFGHLDMHSGGQSGPMHGFGFGLPTSRAYAEYLGGSLHLQSLQGIGTDVYLRLRHIDGREESFRI